The following are from one region of the Nostoc cf. commune SO-36 genome:
- a CDS encoding HAS-barrel domain-containing protein, with the protein MRLPLPQFATGDRHPNHIAEVIETTSTEFLAQCLEPEDLSFPSMPPFGSWVCSIDEESGNKIYAVVYYATTMPIDSVHRARALGLSLQDLREEQPQIFAMLRTEFRAAIVGFELSLQNQSYNRRVYQYLPPRPPQIHQAVYRCEPEAIIKFTEELDFLRTLLCINGAPIESLTAAAIRDVYQLRKADREWLIKAGRSLSVLLKDDYDRLRFILSQIHP; encoded by the coding sequence ATGCGCCTCCCACTACCACAGTTTGCCACTGGCGATCGCCATCCTAACCACATTGCAGAGGTGATCGAAACTACTAGTACTGAATTTTTGGCTCAGTGTTTAGAACCAGAAGATTTGAGCTTTCCCTCTATGCCACCTTTTGGTAGTTGGGTCTGTTCTATAGATGAAGAATCTGGCAATAAAATTTATGCTGTAGTCTATTATGCCACAACCATGCCCATAGATTCTGTACACCGAGCTAGAGCTTTGGGGTTGTCATTGCAAGATTTACGGGAGGAACAACCCCAAATATTTGCCATGCTCAGAACAGAATTCCGGGCTGCGATCGTCGGATTTGAACTATCTTTGCAAAATCAAAGTTATAACCGAAGAGTATATCAGTATTTACCACCCCGTCCCCCACAAATTCATCAAGCTGTTTATCGATGTGAACCAGAAGCTATCATTAAATTTACTGAAGAACTAGATTTTTTAAGGACACTGCTTTGTATCAATGGTGCGCCCATAGAGTCTTTAACCGCAGCGGCCATTCGAGATGTATATCAGTTACGCAAAGCTGACCGAGAATGGCTAATTAAAGCTGGACGGAGCTTAAGTGTGCTATTAAAAGACGACTACGATCGCTTACGGTTCATTTTGAGTCAAATCCACCCCTAG
- a CDS encoding NAD(P)H dehydrogenase subunit NdhS — translation MILPGATVRIKNPADTYYRYEGLVQRVTDGKVAVLFEGGNWDKLVTFRLSELEIVETTAGRKKAK, via the coding sequence ATGATCCTGCCTGGAGCAACTGTCCGCATCAAAAATCCCGCAGATACTTATTATCGTTACGAAGGACTCGTGCAACGGGTGACTGATGGTAAAGTAGCCGTCTTATTTGAAGGTGGTAACTGGGATAAATTAGTTACCTTCCGTTTGAGCGAATTGGAAATTGTAGAGACTACTGCCGGACGTAAAAAAGCCAAATAA
- a CDS encoding CopG family transcriptional regulator, translating to MRINARLDDEYADKLAFIQQQTNQAVTDVIKSALELYYQQLQQEQKNPFSMLTQTGFIGCGETHPDLSVNYKSILRDGLKTKYDYR from the coding sequence ATGCGAATTAATGCGCGATTAGATGACGAGTATGCTGACAAACTAGCCTTTATTCAACAGCAGACTAATCAGGCAGTAACAGATGTAATTAAATCTGCCCTTGAATTGTACTACCAGCAGCTTCAGCAGGAGCAAAAGAATCCTTTCTCAATGCTGACCCAAACAGGCTTTATTGGTTGCGGTGAGACACATCCGGATCTATCTGTAAATTACAAATCAATTTTGAGAGATGGCTTAAAAACTAAGTATGATTATCGTTGA
- a CDS encoding LmeA family phospholipid-binding protein, with translation MFGGLTGLQDPKGTDWGERMLNTVASQTIRHLFTQSESVEVFVRCYPSSKLLQGSIDSFKMSGRGLVIRKDFAVDEMSFETDAVAIDFGSVLSGKLSLKQPTQAIAQVILSEVGINQAFNAELVKKRLLNLTVPSLTELSGGEPVSFTGVEIKLLPENRLQLVAKADLNNGELVPLSMILTIAIERRRRVSFKDPKIQLDQVPEAQREISQTLSVALVEILDNMVDLDRFDLDGVKMRLNRLETEGQKLIFSGYAEIERIPHSA, from the coding sequence ATGTTCGGCGGACTTACTGGTTTACAAGATCCTAAAGGCACAGATTGGGGAGAGCGGATGCTCAACACGGTTGCCAGCCAAACGATTCGCCACCTGTTTACCCAAAGCGAGTCAGTAGAAGTCTTTGTGCGCTGCTACCCCTCCAGCAAGCTCTTGCAAGGCAGCATTGATAGCTTCAAAATGAGCGGTCGTGGCTTGGTGATTCGGAAAGATTTCGCAGTAGATGAGATGTCTTTTGAAACCGATGCGGTTGCCATTGACTTCGGCTCGGTTTTAAGTGGCAAACTCAGTCTTAAGCAACCCACTCAAGCGATCGCTCAAGTGATTTTATCAGAAGTAGGCATAAACCAAGCTTTTAATGCGGAACTGGTGAAAAAGCGCTTGCTTAACCTCACAGTGCCATCACTGACAGAATTATCTGGCGGTGAACCAGTCTCCTTTACGGGAGTTGAGATAAAGCTATTGCCGGAAAATCGCTTACAGCTTGTAGCAAAAGCAGATTTAAATAATGGCGAACTCGTACCCCTGAGCATGATTTTAACTATAGCCATTGAAAGGCGGCGGCGAGTTTCTTTCAAAGATCCGAAAATCCAACTTGATCAAGTGCCAGAAGCACAAAGGGAAATCTCGCAAACCTTGAGTGTGGCGTTGGTAGAAATTTTAGATAATATGGTCGATTTGGATCGTTTTGACCTTGATGGAGTGAAAATGCGGCTCAATCGATTAGAAACTGAAGGTCAAAAACTTATTTTCAGTGGATATGCTGAAATCGAACGTATTCCACATAGCGCTTGA
- a CDS encoding UDP-glucuronic acid decarboxylase family protein, whose protein sequence is MRILVTGGAGFIGSHLIDRLMTAGHELICLDNFYTGHKRNILKWLGHPYFELIRHDITEPIRLEVDQIYHLACPASPVHYQYNPVKTVKTNVMGTLNMLGLAKRVKARFFLASTSEVYGDPEVHPQPEEYRGSVNPIGIRSCYDEGKRIAETLAFDYYRQNKVDIRVVRIFNTYGPRMLENDGRVVSNFIVQALRGHPLTVYGDGSQTRSFCYVSDLVEGFIRLMNSDYIGPMNLGNPGEYTILQLAQTVQNMINPDAQIKFEELPSDDPRRRQPDITKAKTWLNWEPTIPLQDGLKLTIEDFRDRIQSDVNNLTT, encoded by the coding sequence ATGAGAATTTTGGTGACGGGCGGTGCTGGATTTATTGGTTCCCATCTTATCGACCGACTAATGACTGCTGGCCATGAATTAATATGTTTGGATAATTTTTACACTGGCCACAAACGTAACATTCTTAAATGGTTAGGTCATCCGTACTTTGAACTGATCCGCCACGATATTACCGAACCAATTCGCTTAGAAGTGGATCAAATTTATCATTTAGCTTGTCCGGCTTCACCAGTACATTACCAGTACAACCCAGTTAAAACCGTTAAAACTAACGTGATGGGAACACTGAATATGTTGGGGCTAGCTAAACGTGTAAAAGCTAGGTTTTTCTTGGCTTCAACTAGTGAAGTCTATGGAGATCCAGAGGTTCATCCTCAACCCGAAGAGTATCGGGGTAGCGTCAATCCCATTGGCATACGTTCATGCTACGACGAAGGTAAAAGAATTGCTGAGACTCTAGCGTTTGACTACTACAGGCAAAATAAAGTTGATATTCGAGTTGTTCGGATATTCAACACCTACGGGCCAAGAATGTTAGAAAACGATGGTCGGGTGGTGAGCAACTTTATAGTACAAGCGTTGCGGGGTCATCCTTTAACCGTCTACGGTGATGGTTCGCAAACTCGTAGTTTCTGCTACGTTTCCGATTTAGTCGAAGGATTCATTCGCTTAATGAATAGCGACTACATTGGCCCAATGAACCTGGGTAATCCTGGTGAATACACGATTTTACAATTAGCACAAACTGTGCAAAATATGATTAATCCAGACGCGCAGATTAAGTTCGAGGAACTACCTTCGGACGATCCCCGACGTCGCCAGCCTGATATTACAAAGGCAAAAACTTGGTTAAATTGGGAACCTACCATTCCTCTACAAGACGGGTTAAAACTGACAATAGAAGATTTTCGCGATCGCATTCAAAGCGATGTTAATAATTTAACCACCTAA
- a CDS encoding cation:proton antiporter domain-containing protein: MELISQVLVLEPTSQVLGKEPIVPFAILLVVILVIPIMFERLRLPGLVGLVFSGLVLGPSGWNLFQSDSPMINLLSEIGLIYLLFVAGLEVNLEKFRRQKSRAFGFASLTFSVPLVIGTLLGLILGYGWNTSILVGSLFASYTLLAYPIISRLGVVNNEAVTVTIGATLFTDIGAVLILAVCVAVAHAGTFSFAKLLTLLGWLTIYSVVIVTGFDWAGKEFFKRSGDDEGNKFLFVLLSVFLAAVGAQLMGVEKIVGAFLAGLAVNEAVGEGPVKEKVVFIGSVLFIPIFFVDLGLLINLPAFANNPDTLKLTLLMIVGLIATKLIAAFLTKLVYRYKWQEMLTIWSLSLPQVGTTLAGTLVGYRAGLLPLEVLHSIIVLMLVTSTLGPLMTSRIAVGLNSSPAEDPAPPVPEQNTPEADSAFTIVVPVYNPHTQQHLIEMAALLARQSQAKIIPLAIATAAAHMDAPQLEASLQRSEWLLSKATAQSRALGVAAEPVLRIDDAFAQGISRAAREQKANLIVMGWGKRTGLRARLFGNVIDGVLWASHCPVAVTRLVESPKKIQRILVPIENLTAPTLQPIQFAQMLAEANQSHITVLNVCDRRTSSSKIAWRRSHLSLLVSKLALANPPEIQIIAHENVAQAILQAARLYDLVVLPFIRNRTSPGGLAISDVTTQLARQLTCSIVMLGEPQRTQVNVITSHAVPSITSTV; the protein is encoded by the coding sequence ATGGAACTCATATCACAAGTTCTTGTTCTGGAACCAACTTCCCAAGTTCTTGGCAAGGAACCAATTGTTCCCTTTGCTATTTTACTGGTGGTCATCTTAGTTATACCCATCATGTTTGAGCGGCTAAGATTACCAGGATTAGTAGGTTTGGTTTTCTCAGGGCTAGTACTTGGGCCCTCAGGCTGGAATTTATTTCAGTCAGACTCACCAATGATTAACCTATTATCAGAAATTGGGTTAATTTATTTGCTCTTTGTCGCTGGGCTAGAAGTTAATCTAGAAAAGTTTCGCCGTCAAAAAAGTCGCGCCTTTGGGTTTGCTAGCTTGACTTTCAGTGTACCCCTGGTGATAGGAACCTTGCTAGGGCTGATTTTAGGCTATGGGTGGAATACTTCAATATTAGTTGGCTCTCTATTTGCTTCCTATACTCTTTTGGCATATCCCATAATCAGCCGTTTGGGAGTAGTAAACAACGAAGCTGTTACTGTCACCATTGGAGCTACGCTTTTTACAGATATTGGGGCAGTACTGATATTAGCCGTTTGTGTAGCCGTCGCCCATGCTGGAACATTTAGCTTTGCTAAACTACTCACTCTGTTGGGTTGGTTAACTATTTACTCTGTTGTCATTGTGACAGGCTTTGATTGGGCGGGTAAAGAATTTTTTAAGCGGTCTGGAGACGACGAAGGAAACAAGTTTTTGTTTGTGTTGCTTTCTGTGTTTCTGGCAGCTGTGGGCGCTCAATTGATGGGGGTAGAAAAAATTGTTGGTGCATTTTTAGCCGGGTTGGCGGTGAATGAAGCTGTGGGTGAAGGCCCAGTCAAAGAAAAGGTGGTATTTATTGGCAGTGTACTATTTATTCCCATTTTCTTTGTTGACCTTGGCTTACTGATCAATCTACCCGCCTTTGCCAACAACCCAGACACACTCAAGTTAACGCTGTTGATGATAGTTGGTTTGATTGCCACTAAATTGATTGCAGCTTTCTTGACTAAATTGGTTTATCGCTATAAATGGCAAGAAATGCTAACCATCTGGTCGCTGTCACTGCCGCAGGTTGGTACAACCTTAGCAGGAACGTTAGTGGGATATCGGGCTGGGTTACTGCCACTAGAAGTATTACACAGCATCATTGTTTTAATGCTTGTCACATCAACCTTGGGGCCGTTGATGACCAGTCGCATAGCTGTTGGCTTGAATTCCTCACCAGCCGAAGATCCAGCACCACCTGTCCCTGAACAGAATACCCCAGAGGCAGATAGTGCTTTTACTATAGTCGTACCTGTGTATAATCCTCATACCCAGCAGCATTTGATTGAAATGGCGGCATTATTAGCGCGTCAGTCTCAGGCGAAAATCATCCCATTAGCGATCGCCACAGCTGCTGCTCACATGGATGCACCGCAGTTAGAAGCCTCTCTACAACGGAGTGAGTGGTTATTGAGCAAAGCCACGGCACAAAGTCGAGCGCTGGGCGTAGCCGCAGAACCAGTGTTGCGAATTGATGATGCCTTTGCTCAAGGAATTAGCAGAGCGGCGCGTGAACAAAAGGCAAATTTAATTGTTATGGGTTGGGGTAAACGTACTGGGTTGCGAGCGCGTTTATTTGGAAATGTGATTGATGGGGTACTTTGGGCATCCCATTGCCCAGTAGCGGTGACACGCTTAGTAGAATCACCGAAAAAAATTCAACGCATCTTAGTACCAATAGAAAATTTAACAGCACCAACATTACAGCCTATCCAATTTGCCCAGATGCTGGCAGAGGCAAATCAGAGCCATATTACTGTGCTGAATGTGTGCGATCGCCGTACTAGTTCTAGTAAAATTGCTTGGAGGCGATCGCATCTCTCCTTATTAGTATCTAAATTAGCTTTGGCCAATCCCCCAGAAATCCAAATTATCGCTCATGAAAATGTTGCCCAAGCAATTTTGCAGGCAGCACGATTATATGATTTAGTGGTTTTACCTTTTATACGTAATCGTACCAGTCCTGGAGGGTTAGCCATTAGCGATGTCACAACCCAGCTAGCCAGACAACTCACCTGCTCCATTGTTATGCTTGGAGAACCACAACGCACTCAAGTGAATGTAATTACCTCTCATGCTGTTCCTAGCATTACATCTACTGTATAA
- a CDS encoding competence/damage-inducible protein A, whose translation MSAEIICVGTELLLGDILNGNAQFLAQQLAQLGIPHYYQTVVGDNPERLKQVMEIAISRAQILIFTGGLGPTPDDLTCETIADFFKVPLVERSDIIEDITQKFAQRGRVMSPSNRKQALIPQGAEILPNPTGTAPGIIWQPRPEITIFTFPGVPSEMHVMWEETAVPFLKNQGWGKEIIYSRSLKFWGIGESALAEKVSSYLKLPNPTVAPYAGKGEVRLRVCAKATSEAAAETLIAPIEKQLKEIAGLDFYGINNDTLASVVGELLRASKETLSVAESCTGGGLGQMLTEISASSDYFWGGVISYDNSVKVGLLGVNQEDLDKFGAVSATVAEQMAVGVKTRLATTWGLSITGIAGPTGGTNTKPVGLVYIGLAGPKDEVASFEYQFGAMRGRALIRHVSANAALDNLRRKLLTR comes from the coding sequence ATGAGTGCAGAAATTATTTGTGTTGGTACTGAACTGCTGCTAGGAGATATTCTCAACGGCAATGCTCAATTTTTAGCGCAACAATTAGCGCAGCTAGGAATTCCCCATTACTATCAAACAGTGGTTGGGGATAATCCAGAACGGTTAAAGCAAGTTATGGAAATTGCTATTTCCAGAGCGCAAATTCTCATTTTCACTGGTGGACTCGGCCCAACACCAGATGATCTCACCTGCGAAACCATCGCCGATTTTTTTAAAGTCCCGTTGGTAGAACGTTCTGACATCATCGAAGACATAACCCAAAAATTCGCACAACGTGGTCGGGTTATGTCACCAAGTAACCGCAAGCAAGCTTTGATTCCCCAAGGTGCAGAAATTCTCCCCAACCCCACTGGAACAGCACCCGGTATTATTTGGCAACCTCGACCTGAAATTACGATTTTTACCTTTCCCGGTGTTCCTAGTGAAATGCACGTAATGTGGGAAGAAACAGCCGTGCCATTTCTCAAAAATCAAGGTTGGGGTAAAGAAATTATTTACAGCCGGAGTTTAAAGTTTTGGGGTATTGGTGAATCTGCTTTGGCGGAAAAAGTTTCTTCTTATTTGAAGTTGCCAAATCCCACAGTAGCCCCTTATGCAGGTAAAGGAGAAGTAAGATTGCGAGTCTGTGCTAAAGCCACTTCAGAAGCAGCCGCAGAAACGTTAATTGCGCCCATTGAAAAACAACTTAAAGAAATTGCCGGACTAGATTTTTACGGCATTAATAATGATACTCTTGCTTCCGTGGTTGGTGAGTTATTGCGGGCATCAAAAGAAACGCTTTCGGTAGCAGAATCTTGTACTGGTGGCGGTTTAGGGCAAATGTTGACTGAGATTTCTGCGAGTTCTGATTACTTTTGGGGTGGAGTAATTTCTTATGATAATTCTGTGAAGGTTGGACTGCTGGGGGTTAACCAGGAAGATTTAGATAAATTTGGGGCGGTAAGTGCTACTGTTGCAGAGCAAATGGCTGTTGGAGTCAAAACCCGCCTTGCAACAACTTGGGGATTGAGTATTACTGGTATTGCTGGCCCAACTGGAGGGACAAATACTAAGCCGGTGGGTTTAGTTTACATTGGTTTAGCTGGGCCAAAGGATGAAGTGGCAAGTTTTGAATATCAGTTTGGTGCAATGCGAGGTCGAGCTTTAATTCGTCATGTCAGCGCAAATGCAGCATTGGATAATCTGCGGCGGAAGTTGTTGACGAGGTAG
- the glyA gene encoding serine hydroxymethyltransferase, protein MTRTNSDFLSSTDPAIAGLINDELQRQRDHLELIASENFTSAAVLAAQGSVLTNKYAEGLPGKRYYGGCEYIDKIEQLAINRAKQIFGAAHANVQPHSGAQANFAVFLSLLEPGDKIMGMDLSHGGHLTHGSPVNVSGKWFQVSHYGVSQQTEQLDYDQIRELALRERPKLLICGYSAYPRIIDFAKFRSIADEIGAYLLADIAHIAGLVASGLHPDPIPHCHVVTTTTHKTLRGPRGGLILTSDAELGKKLDKSVFPGSQGGPLEHVIAGKAVAFGEALKPEFKTYSAQVIENARALAEQLQNRGLKLVSNGTDNHLILVDLRSVGLTGKQADQLVSTVNITANKNTIPFDPQSPFVTSGLRLGSPAMTTRGLGVAEFAEIANIISDRLLSPDSDVVTQDCRQRVAALCDRFPLYPHLEIPVPALA, encoded by the coding sequence GTGACTAGGACTAATTCAGACTTTCTTTCTTCCACCGATCCAGCGATCGCAGGGTTAATCAACGACGAACTACAGCGTCAGCGAGATCACTTGGAATTGATTGCTAGTGAAAACTTTACCTCAGCTGCTGTACTGGCGGCTCAAGGTTCGGTATTGACAAATAAATATGCCGAGGGATTACCTGGTAAACGCTACTATGGCGGTTGTGAGTATATCGACAAAATCGAACAACTGGCGATCAATCGTGCTAAACAAATATTTGGTGCTGCTCATGCGAATGTGCAACCTCATTCTGGCGCACAAGCCAATTTTGCAGTCTTCTTGTCGCTGTTGGAACCAGGAGACAAAATTATGGGCATGGATTTGTCTCATGGGGGACATCTCACCCACGGTTCACCTGTAAATGTCTCAGGTAAGTGGTTCCAAGTTAGCCACTACGGTGTTAGTCAACAAACAGAACAACTCGACTACGATCAAATTCGAGAGCTGGCGCTGAGGGAGCGTCCTAAGCTCTTGATTTGTGGTTATTCGGCTTATCCCCGTATAATTGATTTTGCAAAATTCCGTAGTATTGCTGATGAAATCGGCGCTTACTTACTTGCCGATATTGCCCATATTGCTGGTTTAGTTGCTAGTGGTCTTCATCCCGATCCCATTCCTCATTGTCATGTAGTAACAACAACTACACACAAGACTCTACGCGGCCCTAGAGGTGGTTTAATTTTGACCAGCGACGCAGAACTAGGCAAAAAGCTAGATAAATCTGTTTTTCCTGGTAGCCAGGGTGGGCCATTGGAACATGTCATTGCTGGAAAAGCAGTAGCTTTTGGAGAAGCCCTAAAGCCTGAGTTTAAAACCTATTCAGCCCAAGTGATTGAAAATGCTCGTGCTTTAGCAGAACAATTACAAAACCGGGGTTTAAAGCTAGTATCCAATGGTACTGACAACCATTTAATTCTTGTGGATTTACGTTCTGTCGGTCTAACTGGTAAGCAGGCAGATCAGCTAGTTAGTACTGTGAATATTACTGCTAACAAAAATACTATTCCTTTTGATCCGCAATCGCCATTTGTTACTAGTGGTTTAAGGTTAGGTTCACCTGCAATGACCACGCGAGGTTTAGGAGTAGCAGAATTTGCTGAGATTGCAAATATTATTAGCGATCGCCTGCTTTCTCCAGATTCCGACGTAGTAACCCAAGATTGTCGGCAAAGGGTAGCAGCATTGTGCGATCGCTTCCCCTTATATCCTCACCTGGAAATTCCTGTACCAGCACTAGCATAA
- a CDS encoding type II toxin-antitoxin system VapC family toxin: protein MIIVDTGFWLALANRNDSYHTQAITVLANVNEPLITTWAVVTETSYLLLTKMGNHAQVSFINNLFLGVFTVFDLQPHHGKRICELMEKYANLPMDLANASLVVLAEHLEHGRILSIDFRDLNAYRWKNQYPFENLMVC, encoded by the coding sequence ATGATTATCGTTGATACTGGCTTTTGGTTAGCATTGGCAAATCGCAATGACTCGTACCACACTCAAGCAATAACAGTACTTGCCAATGTCAACGAACCTCTGATTACGACTTGGGCTGTCGTTACAGAGACTTCCTATCTACTGCTAACAAAGATGGGGAACCACGCGCAAGTAAGTTTCATTAATAACTTATTTTTAGGGGTATTTACGGTTTTTGATTTGCAACCCCATCATGGTAAACGCATTTGTGAACTGATGGAAAAATATGCCAACTTACCAATGGATCTGGCCAATGCTTCGTTAGTAGTTTTGGCAGAACATCTGGAGCATGGGAGAATTTTGTCTATAGATTTCAGAGATTTGAATGCTTACCGTTGGAAAAATCAGTATCCGTTTGAAAATCTAATGGTATGTTAA
- a CDS encoding type II toxin-antitoxin system HicB family antitoxin, whose translation MKHYHINIFYSEEDDGDIADIPDLKYCSAFGLTEEKALHEVLQAKAAWLDAAKVERKPTPEPRYRPAIYQVAS comes from the coding sequence ATGAAACATTATCACATTAATATTTTCTACAGTGAAGAAGATGATGGTGATATTGCTGATATTCCTGATTTGAAATACTGTTCAGCATTTGGTTTAACAGAAGAAAAAGCACTTCATGAAGTCTTGCAAGCCAAAGCAGCATGGTTAGATGCTGCAAAAGTGGAGCGTAAACCAACTCCTGAACCGAGATATAGACCTGCAATTTACCAGGTAGCCTCATGA
- a CDS encoding cytochrome-c peroxidase, with protein sequence MIVSLAIAGGGIVSAQVTPNPAPLNNITSLPLATPGDPTPANPPLLTAVAQPSNLADFVDDQTALLKLGKALFWDMQLGSDGVQSCASCHFHAGADNRSKNQINPGSGLLESLKDITFQVGGGANYQLTAADFPFHKLADPNDRTSTIISDTNDIASSQGVFNSVLKNTVPGQAVDSTTSEPDPDGFQVNGINVRRVAPRNSPTVINAIFNKLQFWDGRAKETFNGVNPKGATELSAKVYKATKPKELTAVSVSLNNSSIASLVTGPLLSEFETSADGRTLPQIGAKFLRKKGQKIKSLRPLAKQFVDPQDSVLGSDSRSRQPGLKIASYDQLIRKAFKKQWWKSKSIIQVDSKGTPTILAKNDDGNESEEGQTLPTNQFSLRDWNFSLFSGLAMQKYISTLVSDKTPFDQFQAGNTNALTAQEKSGLSVFVNNGVNGGGSCNVCHTIPEFTTASVRRTAGVASTDSTDPLISPTNGFFPNFGVTPASDDPGAGSTSRSLFKAPALRNVGLTAPYMHNGGMATLEQVVDFYNRGRGDDGGPGAPPLNLTDAKKADLVAFLRNGLTDQRVLLEKAPFDHPQLFIPNGHPGNQSSVTPSGNSNGTPTATDQLVEIPAVGRNGVTTPKPNFLGL encoded by the coding sequence GTGATAGTTTCTCTGGCGATCGCTGGTGGAGGTATCGTATCCGCGCAAGTAACACCGAATCCGGCTCCCCTAAATAACATAACGAGTTTACCACTGGCTACACCTGGAGATCCTACCCCGGCGAACCCACCACTCTTGACAGCAGTGGCTCAACCAAGCAATCTCGCAGACTTTGTTGACGACCAAACAGCTCTACTCAAGCTAGGAAAAGCCCTATTCTGGGATATGCAACTTGGTAGTGATGGCGTTCAGTCTTGTGCTAGTTGTCACTTTCATGCCGGAGCTGATAACAGATCAAAGAATCAAATTAATCCTGGTAGTGGTCTTTTAGAATCGCTGAAAGATATAACTTTCCAGGTAGGTGGTGGTGCAAACTATCAACTCACTGCGGCAGATTTTCCATTTCACAAACTGGCAGACCCTAATGATCGAACCAGTACAATTATTTCTGACACTAACGATATCGCTTCATCCCAAGGTGTGTTTAACAGTGTTCTTAAAAACACTGTTCCGGGTCAAGCAGTGGATTCGACTACATCTGAACCTGATCCAGACGGCTTTCAAGTCAATGGAATTAATGTGCGTCGAGTTGCGCCGCGTAATAGCCCAACGGTAATTAATGCAATCTTCAACAAACTCCAGTTTTGGGATGGTCGCGCCAAGGAAACCTTCAATGGGGTGAATCCAAAAGGAGCAACAGAGCTTAGTGCTAAAGTTTACAAAGCTACAAAACCAAAGGAACTAACTGCTGTTTCCGTTTCGCTCAACAATTCCTCTATAGCTTCTCTAGTAACTGGGCCACTATTGAGTGAATTTGAGACATCTGCTGATGGTCGTACCTTACCTCAAATCGGTGCTAAGTTTCTGCGAAAAAAAGGTCAGAAGATCAAAAGCCTTAGACCCTTAGCTAAACAATTTGTAGATCCGCAAGACAGTGTTTTAGGATCTGACAGTCGATCCCGTCAGCCCGGTCTGAAAATCGCATCTTATGATCAGCTAATTCGGAAAGCCTTTAAGAAGCAATGGTGGAAATCAAAGTCAATCATTCAAGTTGACAGTAAAGGAACACCAACAATCCTCGCTAAAAATGATGATGGTAATGAGAGTGAGGAAGGACAGACTTTACCTACCAATCAGTTTTCGCTCAGAGATTGGAATTTTTCTTTATTCTCTGGGTTAGCAATGCAAAAGTATATATCTACTCTTGTGTCTGACAAGACACCTTTTGATCAATTCCAAGCGGGAAATACCAATGCTCTCACCGCTCAGGAAAAAAGCGGTCTGAGTGTCTTTGTCAATAATGGGGTTAATGGTGGTGGTAGTTGTAACGTCTGCCATACGATTCCAGAATTCACTACCGCTTCCGTGAGAAGAACCGCAGGAGTAGCTTCAACTGATTCAACTGATCCGCTCATTAGCCCAACTAACGGCTTCTTTCCTAACTTCGGTGTCACACCTGCCTCAGATGACCCAGGAGCCGGAAGCACTAGCAGATCACTCTTCAAAGCACCTGCCCTCCGTAACGTCGGCTTGACAGCTCCATATATGCATAACGGTGGGATGGCAACTCTAGAGCAAGTAGTAGACTTTTACAATCGTGGTCGAGGTGACGACGGTGGCCCTGGTGCACCACCGTTGAACTTAACCGATGCTAAAAAAGCTGATTTGGTCGCTTTCTTAAGAAACGGACTTACTGATCAACGAGTCCTTCTTGAAAAAGCACCCTTTGACCATCCGCAATTGTTTATCCCCAATGGACATCCCGGTAATCAAAGTTCAGTGACTCCCAGTGGCAATAGTAATGGAACTCCTACTGCTACAGATCAGCTAGTGGAAATACCTGCTGTTGGTCGTAATGGTGTCACTACTCCTAAGCCAAATTTCTTAGGACTTTAA